A window of Gasterosteus aculeatus chromosome 9, fGasAcu3.hap1.1, whole genome shotgun sequence contains these coding sequences:
- the aftpha gene encoding aftiphilin a isoform X5 — protein MEPDVIRMYSSSPPPMEDGADEDDNEFGDFGTFSSVPNSVSFTEFDTPTTFNQSRALGATSPPEVLHSRGGAGFSHASSNGTGDDLSRANGVVPAGRLGSAPPDRTAVKKVGSSGCVTAGGTEVLTNGFATFDVQGSPPSHNSVPSHVKGMSTEDTGVTPEDDFADFAAFSNAVGHLSPAGGEHYDTERQGATSEDNVRDNVSQTDNVKDDVRIAHRTGVNSSGCDSLSDHAEAPGGSCNTDRGPEDADRDHEDADWGPEDASLGLEDADRGPEDVDRNHEDADRGPQDADRNHEDASRGPEDADRVPPADAGSPPGDASEAVCTHRPRSLDVVDGDDPKDPAGRSEGDLSPDCEAGESDGKCSGNETETETETSLGRPLSTDALEEFGDMSTTGSVPSPPLQGETPTPADHSQLAEDEDDFGDFGDSGQGFDQPLDLDRPDVRSGSNSPAAAQETNDEDDFGDFNSPRFHAGEEDAEDGGQFADFPVSDSFGNFNSVADGADGEASAGWSAFGEQQHPQVEEEEESWAAFSEDQNVAPPAERRAEDEEEEDEEEDEEWHESELPAVSEETDRQSTSVPRLQATLSSRLEKLFQGSFPRTAAPPVDDEVASLRILLEPPEDKPQPGAEEEEEEEAAALPGNRSARGGVWMQLQDVHEALGLRYQWGGSYCNKALLCCLGIDTRNILFTGQKKQPVIVPMYAASLGMLEPTKEPVKPVSAAEMIASIAQAPPVAPETSSCLSDAVQQEALPPVQFDWSSSGLTNPLDGVDPELYELTTAKLDSGGSGSRVADAFARLMSTMEKTSTSTRKPRKEENLSEEAAKVIGRLPDLSFMQAKVLMFPATLTPLSCQAAAD, from the exons ATGGAGCCGGATGTGATCCGCATGTACTCGTCCTCCCCGCCCCCGATGGAGGACGGCGCGGACGAGGACGACAACGAGTTCGGGGACTTCGGCACCTTCTCCAGCGTCCCGAACAGCGTCAGCTTCACCGAATTCGACACCCCGACCACTTTCAACCAGTCCCGAGCTCTCGGCGCCACCTCCCCGCCCGAGGTCCTCCACagcagagggggggcggggttcaGCCACGCCTCCTCCAACGGCACCGGCGACGACCTGTCCAGGGCTAATGGCGTTGTGCCGGCGGGCCGCCTGGGCAGCGCCCCCCCAGACAGAACTGCCGTGAAAAAGGTCGGGTCGTCGGGGTGCGTCACCGCCGGCGGCACGGAGGTGCTAACTAACGGGTTCGCGACCTTCGATGTTCAGGGCAGCCCCCCCTCGCATAATTCTGTCCCCTCTCACGTAAAAGGAATGTCCACCGAGGACACGGGCGTCACCCCCGAGGACGACTTTGCTGACTTTGCTGCTTTTTCCAACGCAGTGGGACACCTCAGCCCGGCGGGCGGCGAGCACTACGACACAGAGCGGCAGGGAGCGACGTCAGAGGACAATGTCAGGGACAATGTCTCACAAACGGACAATGTCAAAGACGATGTCAGAATCGCACACAGAACTGGAGTCAACTCCTCCGGCTGTGACTCCTTATCTGATCACGCTGAGGCCCCCGGCGGCTCGTGCAACACGGACCGGGGCCCCGAGGACGCGGACCGGGACCATGAGGACGCGGACTGGGGCCCTGAGGACGCCAGCCTGGGCCTTGAGGATGCGGACCGGGGCCCTGAGGACGTGGACCGGAACCATGAGGATGCGGACCGGGGCCCCCAGGACGCGGACCGGAACCATGAGGACGCAAGCCGGGGTCCTGAGGACGCGGACCGGGTTCCTCCCGCGGATGCCGGGTCTCCACCAGGGGACGCCTCGGAGGCGGTTTGCACTCACAGACCCCGCTCTCTGGACGTTGTCGACGGGGACGACCCCAAAGACCCAGCGGGCCGCAGCGAGGGCGACCTCTCGCCGGACTGCGAGGCGGGAGAGTCGGACGGGAAGTGCTCTGGCAACgagacggagacagaaacgGAGACGTCGCTGGGCCGGCCGCTGTCGACGGACGCCCTGGAGGAGTTTGGCGACATGAGCACCACGGGCTCGGTTCCGTCTCCGCCCCTCCAAGGCGAGACCCCCACGCCGGCTGACCACAGCCAGCTggcggaggacgaggacgacttTGGGGACTTCGGGGACTCCGGTCAGGGCTTCGACCAGCCTTTGGACTTGGACCGGCCGGATGTGCGGAGCGGGTCGAACAGCCCCGCCGCTGCTCAGGAAACAAACGACGAAGACGACTTCGGCGACTTCAACTCGCCCAGATTTCACGCCGGCGAGGAGGACGCAGAGGACGGAGGCCAGTTCGCCGACTTCCCCGTCAGCGACAGTTTCGGGAATTTCAACTCGGTGGCCGACGGCGCAGACGGGGAGGCGAGCGCAGGGTGGAGCGCCTTCGGGGAGCAGCAGCAcccacaggtggaggaggaggaggagtcctgGGCTGCGTTCAGCGAGGACCAGAACGTCGCTCCTCCTGccgagaggagagcagaggacgaggaggaggaggatgaggaggaagatgaggagtgGCATGAGAGTGAACTTCCAGCAGTCAGCGAGGAAACGGACCGACAGTCG ACGTCTGTTCCGCGGCTGCAGGCGACGCTGTCGAGCCGCCTGGAGAAGCTGTTTCAGGGCAGCTTCCCTCGGACCGCCGCGCCGCCTGTGGACGACGAGGTGGCGTCCCTCAGGATCCTGCTGGAGCCGCCGGAGGACAAACCTCAGCCgggggccgaggaggaggaggaggaggaggcggcggcgttgccaggcaaccg GTCTGCGCGGGGCGGCGTGTGGATGCAGCTTCAGGACGTCCACGAGGCTCTCGGCCTCAGATACCAGTGGGGGGGCTCCTACTGCAACAAAGCGCTGCTCTGCTGCCTCGGCATCGACACCCGCAACATC CTGTTCACGGGGCAGAAGAAGCAGCCGGTCATCGTGCCCATGTACGCCGCCAGCCTG GGGATGCTGGAACCAACCAAAGAGCCTGTGAAGCCCGTCTCTGCAGCGGAGATGATCGCCTCTATAGCCCAGGCGCCTCCAGTGGCTCCGGAGACCAGCTCCTGTCTCTCGGACGCAGTCCAG CAGGAGGCGCTCCCCCCCGTCCAGTTCGACTGGAGCAGCAGTGGCCTTACCAACCCTCTGGACG GAGTCGACCCGGAGCTCTACGAGCTGACCACGGCCAAGCTGGACTCGGGCGGCTCGGGCAGCCGCGTGGCGGACGCCTTCGCCCGCCTCATGTCCACCATGGAGAAGACCAGCACCTCCAccag gaagccgAGGAAAGAGGAGAACCTGAGCGAGGAGGCGGCCAAAGTGATCGGCCGTCTGCCCGACCTCTCCTTCATGCAGGCCAAGGTGCTGATGTTCCCCGCCACGCTGACGCCGCTCAGCTGCCAGGCCGCTGCAgactga
- the aftpha gene encoding aftiphilin a isoform X1 — MEPDVIRMYSSSPPPMEDGADEDDNEFGDFGTFSSVPNSVSFTEFDTPTTFNQSRALGATSPPEVLHSRGGAGFSHASSNGTGDDLSRANGVVPAGRLGSAPPDRTAVKKVGSSGCVTAGGTEVLTNGFATFDVQGSPPSHNSVPSHVKGMSTEDTGVTPEDDFADFAAFSNAVGHLSPAGGEHYDTERQGATSEDNVRDNVSQTDNVKDDVRIAHRTGVNSSGCDSLSDHAEAPGGSCNTDRGPEDADRDHEDADWGPEDASLGLEDADRGPEDVDRNHEDADRGPQDADRNHEDASRGPEDADRVPPADAGSPPGDASEAVCTHRPRSLDVVDGDDPKDPAGRSEGDLSPDCEAGESDGKCSGNETETETETSLGRPLSTDALEEFGDMSTTGSVPSPPLQGETPTPADHSQLAEDEDDFGDFGDSGQGFDQPLDLDRPDVRSGSNSPAAAQETNDEDDFGDFNSPRFHAGEEDAEDGGQFADFPVSDSFGNFNSVADGADGEASAGWSAFGEQQHPQVEEEEESWAAFSEDQNVAPPAERRAEDEEEEDEEEDEEWHESELPAVSEETDRQSTSVPRLQATLSSRLEKLFQGSFPRTAAPPVDDEVASLRILLEPPEDKPQPGAEEEEEEEAAALPGNRSARGGVWMQLQDVHEALGLRYQWGGSYCNKALLCCLGIDTRNILFTGQKKQPVIVPMYAASLGMLEPTKEPVKPVSAAEMIASIAQAPPVAPETSSCLSDAVQQEALPPVQFDWSSSGLTNPLDASGGSSLLNLDFFGPVEDSGSSSSPSIPGVDPELYELTTAKLDSGGSGSRVADAFARLMSTMEKTSTSTRKPRKEENLSEEAAKVIGRLPDLSFMQAKVLMFPATLTPLSCQAAAD; from the exons ATGGAGCCGGATGTGATCCGCATGTACTCGTCCTCCCCGCCCCCGATGGAGGACGGCGCGGACGAGGACGACAACGAGTTCGGGGACTTCGGCACCTTCTCCAGCGTCCCGAACAGCGTCAGCTTCACCGAATTCGACACCCCGACCACTTTCAACCAGTCCCGAGCTCTCGGCGCCACCTCCCCGCCCGAGGTCCTCCACagcagagggggggcggggttcaGCCACGCCTCCTCCAACGGCACCGGCGACGACCTGTCCAGGGCTAATGGCGTTGTGCCGGCGGGCCGCCTGGGCAGCGCCCCCCCAGACAGAACTGCCGTGAAAAAGGTCGGGTCGTCGGGGTGCGTCACCGCCGGCGGCACGGAGGTGCTAACTAACGGGTTCGCGACCTTCGATGTTCAGGGCAGCCCCCCCTCGCATAATTCTGTCCCCTCTCACGTAAAAGGAATGTCCACCGAGGACACGGGCGTCACCCCCGAGGACGACTTTGCTGACTTTGCTGCTTTTTCCAACGCAGTGGGACACCTCAGCCCGGCGGGCGGCGAGCACTACGACACAGAGCGGCAGGGAGCGACGTCAGAGGACAATGTCAGGGACAATGTCTCACAAACGGACAATGTCAAAGACGATGTCAGAATCGCACACAGAACTGGAGTCAACTCCTCCGGCTGTGACTCCTTATCTGATCACGCTGAGGCCCCCGGCGGCTCGTGCAACACGGACCGGGGCCCCGAGGACGCGGACCGGGACCATGAGGACGCGGACTGGGGCCCTGAGGACGCCAGCCTGGGCCTTGAGGATGCGGACCGGGGCCCTGAGGACGTGGACCGGAACCATGAGGATGCGGACCGGGGCCCCCAGGACGCGGACCGGAACCATGAGGACGCAAGCCGGGGTCCTGAGGACGCGGACCGGGTTCCTCCCGCGGATGCCGGGTCTCCACCAGGGGACGCCTCGGAGGCGGTTTGCACTCACAGACCCCGCTCTCTGGACGTTGTCGACGGGGACGACCCCAAAGACCCAGCGGGCCGCAGCGAGGGCGACCTCTCGCCGGACTGCGAGGCGGGAGAGTCGGACGGGAAGTGCTCTGGCAACgagacggagacagaaacgGAGACGTCGCTGGGCCGGCCGCTGTCGACGGACGCCCTGGAGGAGTTTGGCGACATGAGCACCACGGGCTCGGTTCCGTCTCCGCCCCTCCAAGGCGAGACCCCCACGCCGGCTGACCACAGCCAGCTggcggaggacgaggacgacttTGGGGACTTCGGGGACTCCGGTCAGGGCTTCGACCAGCCTTTGGACTTGGACCGGCCGGATGTGCGGAGCGGGTCGAACAGCCCCGCCGCTGCTCAGGAAACAAACGACGAAGACGACTTCGGCGACTTCAACTCGCCCAGATTTCACGCCGGCGAGGAGGACGCAGAGGACGGAGGCCAGTTCGCCGACTTCCCCGTCAGCGACAGTTTCGGGAATTTCAACTCGGTGGCCGACGGCGCAGACGGGGAGGCGAGCGCAGGGTGGAGCGCCTTCGGGGAGCAGCAGCAcccacaggtggaggaggaggaggagtcctgGGCTGCGTTCAGCGAGGACCAGAACGTCGCTCCTCCTGccgagaggagagcagaggacgaggaggaggaggatgaggaggaagatgaggagtgGCATGAGAGTGAACTTCCAGCAGTCAGCGAGGAAACGGACCGACAGTCG ACGTCTGTTCCGCGGCTGCAGGCGACGCTGTCGAGCCGCCTGGAGAAGCTGTTTCAGGGCAGCTTCCCTCGGACCGCCGCGCCGCCTGTGGACGACGAGGTGGCGTCCCTCAGGATCCTGCTGGAGCCGCCGGAGGACAAACCTCAGCCgggggccgaggaggaggaggaggaggaggcggcggcgttgccaggcaaccg GTCTGCGCGGGGCGGCGTGTGGATGCAGCTTCAGGACGTCCACGAGGCTCTCGGCCTCAGATACCAGTGGGGGGGCTCCTACTGCAACAAAGCGCTGCTCTGCTGCCTCGGCATCGACACCCGCAACATC CTGTTCACGGGGCAGAAGAAGCAGCCGGTCATCGTGCCCATGTACGCCGCCAGCCTG GGGATGCTGGAACCAACCAAAGAGCCTGTGAAGCCCGTCTCTGCAGCGGAGATGATCGCCTCTATAGCCCAGGCGCCTCCAGTGGCTCCGGAGACCAGCTCCTGTCTCTCGGACGCAGTCCAG CAGGAGGCGCTCCCCCCCGTCCAGTTCGACTGGAGCAGCAGTGGCCTTACCAACCCTCTGGACG CGAGCGGAGGCTCGTCTCTGTTAAACCTGGATTTCTTTGGTCCTGTGGAGGATTCAGGCTCCAGCAGCTCGCCCTCCATCCCAG GAGTCGACCCGGAGCTCTACGAGCTGACCACGGCCAAGCTGGACTCGGGCGGCTCGGGCAGCCGCGTGGCGGACGCCTTCGCCCGCCTCATGTCCACCATGGAGAAGACCAGCACCTCCAccag gaagccgAGGAAAGAGGAGAACCTGAGCGAGGAGGCGGCCAAAGTGATCGGCCGTCTGCCCGACCTCTCCTTCATGCAGGCCAAGGTGCTGATGTTCCCCGCCACGCTGACGCCGCTCAGCTGCCAGGCCGCTGCAgactga
- the aftpha gene encoding aftiphilin a isoform X8 — protein sequence MEPDVIRMYSSSPPPMEDGADEDDNEFGDFGTFSSVPNSVSFTEFDTPTTFNQSRALGATSPPEVLHSRGGAGFSHASSNGTGDDLSRANGVVPAGRLGSAPPDRTAVKKVGSSGCVTAGGTEVLTNGFATFDVQGSPPSHNSVPSHVKGMSTEDTGVTPEDDFADFAAFSNAVGHLSPAGGEHYDTERQGATSEDNVRDNVSQTDNVKDDVRIAHRTGVNSSGCDSLSDHAEAPGGSCNTDRGPEDADRDHEDADWGPEDASLGLEDADRGPEDVDRNHEDADRGPQDADRNHEDASRGPEDADRVPPADAGSPPGDASEAVCTHRPRSLDVVDGDDPKDPAGRSEGDLSPDCEAGESDGKCSGNETETETETSLGRPLSTDALEEFGDMSTTGSVPSPPLQGETPTPADHSQLAEDEDDFGDFGDSGQGFDQPLDLDRPDVRSGSNSPAAAQETNDEDDFGDFNSPRFHAGEEDAEDGGQFADFPVSDSFGNFNSVADGADGEASAGWSAFGEQQHPQVEEEEESWAAFSEDQNVAPPAERRAEDEEEEDEEEDEEWHESELPAVSEETDRQSATLSSRLEKLFQGSFPRTAAPPVDDEVASLRILLEPPEDKPQPGAEEEEEEEAAALPGNRSARGGVWMQLQDVHEALGLRYQWGGSYCNKALLCCLGIDTRNILFTGQKKQPVIVPMYAASLGMLEPTKEPVKPVSAAEMIASIAQAPPVAPETSSCLSDAVQEALPPVQFDWSSSGLTNPLDGVDPELYELTTAKLDSGGSGSRVADAFARLMSTMEKTSTSTRKPRKEENLSEEAAKVIGRLPDLSFMQAKVLMFPATLTPLSCQAAAD from the exons ATGGAGCCGGATGTGATCCGCATGTACTCGTCCTCCCCGCCCCCGATGGAGGACGGCGCGGACGAGGACGACAACGAGTTCGGGGACTTCGGCACCTTCTCCAGCGTCCCGAACAGCGTCAGCTTCACCGAATTCGACACCCCGACCACTTTCAACCAGTCCCGAGCTCTCGGCGCCACCTCCCCGCCCGAGGTCCTCCACagcagagggggggcggggttcaGCCACGCCTCCTCCAACGGCACCGGCGACGACCTGTCCAGGGCTAATGGCGTTGTGCCGGCGGGCCGCCTGGGCAGCGCCCCCCCAGACAGAACTGCCGTGAAAAAGGTCGGGTCGTCGGGGTGCGTCACCGCCGGCGGCACGGAGGTGCTAACTAACGGGTTCGCGACCTTCGATGTTCAGGGCAGCCCCCCCTCGCATAATTCTGTCCCCTCTCACGTAAAAGGAATGTCCACCGAGGACACGGGCGTCACCCCCGAGGACGACTTTGCTGACTTTGCTGCTTTTTCCAACGCAGTGGGACACCTCAGCCCGGCGGGCGGCGAGCACTACGACACAGAGCGGCAGGGAGCGACGTCAGAGGACAATGTCAGGGACAATGTCTCACAAACGGACAATGTCAAAGACGATGTCAGAATCGCACACAGAACTGGAGTCAACTCCTCCGGCTGTGACTCCTTATCTGATCACGCTGAGGCCCCCGGCGGCTCGTGCAACACGGACCGGGGCCCCGAGGACGCGGACCGGGACCATGAGGACGCGGACTGGGGCCCTGAGGACGCCAGCCTGGGCCTTGAGGATGCGGACCGGGGCCCTGAGGACGTGGACCGGAACCATGAGGATGCGGACCGGGGCCCCCAGGACGCGGACCGGAACCATGAGGACGCAAGCCGGGGTCCTGAGGACGCGGACCGGGTTCCTCCCGCGGATGCCGGGTCTCCACCAGGGGACGCCTCGGAGGCGGTTTGCACTCACAGACCCCGCTCTCTGGACGTTGTCGACGGGGACGACCCCAAAGACCCAGCGGGCCGCAGCGAGGGCGACCTCTCGCCGGACTGCGAGGCGGGAGAGTCGGACGGGAAGTGCTCTGGCAACgagacggagacagaaacgGAGACGTCGCTGGGCCGGCCGCTGTCGACGGACGCCCTGGAGGAGTTTGGCGACATGAGCACCACGGGCTCGGTTCCGTCTCCGCCCCTCCAAGGCGAGACCCCCACGCCGGCTGACCACAGCCAGCTggcggaggacgaggacgacttTGGGGACTTCGGGGACTCCGGTCAGGGCTTCGACCAGCCTTTGGACTTGGACCGGCCGGATGTGCGGAGCGGGTCGAACAGCCCCGCCGCTGCTCAGGAAACAAACGACGAAGACGACTTCGGCGACTTCAACTCGCCCAGATTTCACGCCGGCGAGGAGGACGCAGAGGACGGAGGCCAGTTCGCCGACTTCCCCGTCAGCGACAGTTTCGGGAATTTCAACTCGGTGGCCGACGGCGCAGACGGGGAGGCGAGCGCAGGGTGGAGCGCCTTCGGGGAGCAGCAGCAcccacaggtggaggaggaggaggagtcctgGGCTGCGTTCAGCGAGGACCAGAACGTCGCTCCTCCTGccgagaggagagcagaggacgaggaggaggaggatgaggaggaagatgaggagtgGCATGAGAGTGAACTTCCAGCAGTCAGCGAGGAAACGGACCGACAGTCG GCGACGCTGTCGAGCCGCCTGGAGAAGCTGTTTCAGGGCAGCTTCCCTCGGACCGCCGCGCCGCCTGTGGACGACGAGGTGGCGTCCCTCAGGATCCTGCTGGAGCCGCCGGAGGACAAACCTCAGCCgggggccgaggaggaggaggaggaggaggcggcggcgttgccaggcaaccg GTCTGCGCGGGGCGGCGTGTGGATGCAGCTTCAGGACGTCCACGAGGCTCTCGGCCTCAGATACCAGTGGGGGGGCTCCTACTGCAACAAAGCGCTGCTCTGCTGCCTCGGCATCGACACCCGCAACATC CTGTTCACGGGGCAGAAGAAGCAGCCGGTCATCGTGCCCATGTACGCCGCCAGCCTG GGGATGCTGGAACCAACCAAAGAGCCTGTGAAGCCCGTCTCTGCAGCGGAGATGATCGCCTCTATAGCCCAGGCGCCTCCAGTGGCTCCGGAGACCAGCTCCTGTCTCTCGGACGCAGTCCAG GAGGCGCTCCCCCCCGTCCAGTTCGACTGGAGCAGCAGTGGCCTTACCAACCCTCTGGACG GAGTCGACCCGGAGCTCTACGAGCTGACCACGGCCAAGCTGGACTCGGGCGGCTCGGGCAGCCGCGTGGCGGACGCCTTCGCCCGCCTCATGTCCACCATGGAGAAGACCAGCACCTCCAccag gaagccgAGGAAAGAGGAGAACCTGAGCGAGGAGGCGGCCAAAGTGATCGGCCGTCTGCCCGACCTCTCCTTCATGCAGGCCAAGGTGCTGATGTTCCCCGCCACGCTGACGCCGCTCAGCTGCCAGGCCGCTGCAgactga
- the aftpha gene encoding aftiphilin a isoform X4 — translation MEPDVIRMYSSSPPPMEDGADEDDNEFGDFGTFSSVPNSVSFTEFDTPTTFNQSRALGATSPPEVLHSRGGAGFSHASSNGTGDDLSRANGVVPAGRLGSAPPDRTAVKKVGSSGCVTAGGTEVLTNGFATFDVQGSPPSHNSVPSHVKGMSTEDTGVTPEDDFADFAAFSNAVGHLSPAGGEHYDTERQGATSEDNVRDNVSQTDNVKDDVRIAHRTGVNSSGCDSLSDHAEAPGGSCNTDRGPEDADRDHEDADWGPEDASLGLEDADRGPEDVDRNHEDADRGPQDADRNHEDASRGPEDADRVPPADAGSPPGDASEAVCTHRPRSLDVVDGDDPKDPAGRSEGDLSPDCEAGESDGKCSGNETETETETSLGRPLSTDALEEFGDMSTTGSVPSPPLQGETPTPADHSQLAEDEDDFGDFGDSGQGFDQPLDLDRPDVRSGSNSPAAAQETNDEDDFGDFNSPRFHAGEEDAEDGGQFADFPVSDSFGNFNSVADGADGEASAGWSAFGEQQHPQVEEEEESWAAFSEDQNVAPPAERRAEDEEEEDEEEDEEWHESELPAVSEETDRQSATLSSRLEKLFQGSFPRTAAPPVDDEVASLRILLEPPEDKPQPGAEEEEEEEAAALPGNRSARGGVWMQLQDVHEALGLRYQWGGSYCNKALLCCLGIDTRNILFTGQKKQPVIVPMYAASLGMLEPTKEPVKPVSAAEMIASIAQAPPVAPETSSCLSDAVQEALPPVQFDWSSSGLTNPLDASGGSSLLNLDFFGPVEDSGSSSSPSIPGVDPELYELTTAKLDSGGSGSRVADAFARLMSTMEKTSTSTRKPRKEENLSEEAAKVIGRLPDLSFMQAKVLMFPATLTPLSCQAAAD, via the exons ATGGAGCCGGATGTGATCCGCATGTACTCGTCCTCCCCGCCCCCGATGGAGGACGGCGCGGACGAGGACGACAACGAGTTCGGGGACTTCGGCACCTTCTCCAGCGTCCCGAACAGCGTCAGCTTCACCGAATTCGACACCCCGACCACTTTCAACCAGTCCCGAGCTCTCGGCGCCACCTCCCCGCCCGAGGTCCTCCACagcagagggggggcggggttcaGCCACGCCTCCTCCAACGGCACCGGCGACGACCTGTCCAGGGCTAATGGCGTTGTGCCGGCGGGCCGCCTGGGCAGCGCCCCCCCAGACAGAACTGCCGTGAAAAAGGTCGGGTCGTCGGGGTGCGTCACCGCCGGCGGCACGGAGGTGCTAACTAACGGGTTCGCGACCTTCGATGTTCAGGGCAGCCCCCCCTCGCATAATTCTGTCCCCTCTCACGTAAAAGGAATGTCCACCGAGGACACGGGCGTCACCCCCGAGGACGACTTTGCTGACTTTGCTGCTTTTTCCAACGCAGTGGGACACCTCAGCCCGGCGGGCGGCGAGCACTACGACACAGAGCGGCAGGGAGCGACGTCAGAGGACAATGTCAGGGACAATGTCTCACAAACGGACAATGTCAAAGACGATGTCAGAATCGCACACAGAACTGGAGTCAACTCCTCCGGCTGTGACTCCTTATCTGATCACGCTGAGGCCCCCGGCGGCTCGTGCAACACGGACCGGGGCCCCGAGGACGCGGACCGGGACCATGAGGACGCGGACTGGGGCCCTGAGGACGCCAGCCTGGGCCTTGAGGATGCGGACCGGGGCCCTGAGGACGTGGACCGGAACCATGAGGATGCGGACCGGGGCCCCCAGGACGCGGACCGGAACCATGAGGACGCAAGCCGGGGTCCTGAGGACGCGGACCGGGTTCCTCCCGCGGATGCCGGGTCTCCACCAGGGGACGCCTCGGAGGCGGTTTGCACTCACAGACCCCGCTCTCTGGACGTTGTCGACGGGGACGACCCCAAAGACCCAGCGGGCCGCAGCGAGGGCGACCTCTCGCCGGACTGCGAGGCGGGAGAGTCGGACGGGAAGTGCTCTGGCAACgagacggagacagaaacgGAGACGTCGCTGGGCCGGCCGCTGTCGACGGACGCCCTGGAGGAGTTTGGCGACATGAGCACCACGGGCTCGGTTCCGTCTCCGCCCCTCCAAGGCGAGACCCCCACGCCGGCTGACCACAGCCAGCTggcggaggacgaggacgacttTGGGGACTTCGGGGACTCCGGTCAGGGCTTCGACCAGCCTTTGGACTTGGACCGGCCGGATGTGCGGAGCGGGTCGAACAGCCCCGCCGCTGCTCAGGAAACAAACGACGAAGACGACTTCGGCGACTTCAACTCGCCCAGATTTCACGCCGGCGAGGAGGACGCAGAGGACGGAGGCCAGTTCGCCGACTTCCCCGTCAGCGACAGTTTCGGGAATTTCAACTCGGTGGCCGACGGCGCAGACGGGGAGGCGAGCGCAGGGTGGAGCGCCTTCGGGGAGCAGCAGCAcccacaggtggaggaggaggaggagtcctgGGCTGCGTTCAGCGAGGACCAGAACGTCGCTCCTCCTGccgagaggagagcagaggacgaggaggaggaggatgaggaggaagatgaggagtgGCATGAGAGTGAACTTCCAGCAGTCAGCGAGGAAACGGACCGACAGTCG GCGACGCTGTCGAGCCGCCTGGAGAAGCTGTTTCAGGGCAGCTTCCCTCGGACCGCCGCGCCGCCTGTGGACGACGAGGTGGCGTCCCTCAGGATCCTGCTGGAGCCGCCGGAGGACAAACCTCAGCCgggggccgaggaggaggaggaggaggaggcggcggcgttgccaggcaaccg GTCTGCGCGGGGCGGCGTGTGGATGCAGCTTCAGGACGTCCACGAGGCTCTCGGCCTCAGATACCAGTGGGGGGGCTCCTACTGCAACAAAGCGCTGCTCTGCTGCCTCGGCATCGACACCCGCAACATC CTGTTCACGGGGCAGAAGAAGCAGCCGGTCATCGTGCCCATGTACGCCGCCAGCCTG GGGATGCTGGAACCAACCAAAGAGCCTGTGAAGCCCGTCTCTGCAGCGGAGATGATCGCCTCTATAGCCCAGGCGCCTCCAGTGGCTCCGGAGACCAGCTCCTGTCTCTCGGACGCAGTCCAG GAGGCGCTCCCCCCCGTCCAGTTCGACTGGAGCAGCAGTGGCCTTACCAACCCTCTGGACG CGAGCGGAGGCTCGTCTCTGTTAAACCTGGATTTCTTTGGTCCTGTGGAGGATTCAGGCTCCAGCAGCTCGCCCTCCATCCCAG GAGTCGACCCGGAGCTCTACGAGCTGACCACGGCCAAGCTGGACTCGGGCGGCTCGGGCAGCCGCGTGGCGGACGCCTTCGCCCGCCTCATGTCCACCATGGAGAAGACCAGCACCTCCAccag gaagccgAGGAAAGAGGAGAACCTGAGCGAGGAGGCGGCCAAAGTGATCGGCCGTCTGCCCGACCTCTCCTTCATGCAGGCCAAGGTGCTGATGTTCCCCGCCACGCTGACGCCGCTCAGCTGCCAGGCCGCTGCAgactga